In the Ramlibacter tataouinensis TTB310 genome, one interval contains:
- a CDS encoding 2-dehydro-3-deoxygalactonokinase, translated as MGAPLIAVDWGTSSLRAALLDAAGRVLEERSAPQGILAVPPDGFPAVLAAACRGWEGAGARGVLMSGMVGSRQGWQEAAYCPCPAGFGDVAARLLRLPDLPPLGRVAIVPGLRCEHDGLPDVMRGEETQAFGALELLGLQDGLLLLPGTHSKWVQVRGGRIESFSTFMTGEVYGLLRRQSILARTLPESHDDELDRDAFLRGVGQAREAGSLLRSAFGVRTLALFESLPAAFLPSYLSGLVIGDELRLLQPAPAGGPVVLIGAPALTLRYELALQSRGIACRRVGPEATWRGLWAIARTVEDFA; from the coding sequence GTGGGCGCGCCGCTGATCGCCGTCGACTGGGGCACCAGCTCGCTGCGCGCCGCGCTGCTGGACGCGGCCGGCCGGGTGCTGGAGGAGCGCAGCGCGCCCCAGGGCATCCTGGCGGTGCCGCCGGACGGGTTCCCCGCCGTGCTGGCCGCAGCCTGCCGCGGCTGGGAGGGCGCCGGGGCGCGCGGGGTCCTGATGTCCGGCATGGTGGGCAGCCGCCAGGGCTGGCAGGAGGCGGCCTACTGCCCCTGCCCCGCCGGCTTCGGCGACGTCGCCGCGCGGCTGCTGCGGCTGCCGGACCTGCCGCCGCTGGGCCGCGTCGCCATCGTGCCGGGGCTGCGCTGCGAGCACGACGGCCTGCCCGACGTGATGCGCGGCGAGGAGACCCAGGCCTTCGGCGCGCTGGAGCTGCTGGGCCTGCAGGACGGCCTGCTCCTGCTGCCCGGCACGCACAGCAAGTGGGTGCAGGTGCGCGGAGGGCGCATCGAATCCTTCAGCACCTTCATGACGGGCGAGGTGTACGGCCTGCTGCGCAGGCAGTCCATCCTGGCGCGCACGCTGCCGGAGTCTCATGATGACGAGCTCGACCGCGACGCCTTCCTGCGCGGCGTGGGGCAGGCGCGCGAGGCCGGCAGCCTGCTGCGCTCGGCCTTCGGCGTGCGCACGCTGGCGCTGTTCGAGTCGCTGCCCGCCGCGTTCCTGCCCAGCTACCTGTCGGGCCTGGTGATCGGCGATGAGCTGCGGCTGCTGCAGCCCGCGCCCGCCGGCGGTCCGGTGGTGCTGATCGGCGCCCCGGCGCTGACCCTGCGCTACGAGCTGGCGCTGCAATCGCGCGGCATCGCCTGCCGGCGCGTCGGGCCCGAGGCCACCTGGCGCGGGCTGTGGGCCATCGCCCGGACCGTCGAGGACTTCGCATGA
- a CDS encoding type II toxin-antitoxin system VapC family toxin: MRADALIERHAGRRVYFDTNIFIYVLGASQRYAALCLELLQACARQRILGCTGDVTLAELLVKPLQANDAQAVAAVRELLVEDGSIALHSHSRKAFERAAALRARHGLKMVHALQLATALEAGATCLVSNDRQFPSLADIECLSLETQAGP; the protein is encoded by the coding sequence TTGCGAGCGGACGCGCTGATCGAACGCCATGCCGGCCGACGCGTCTATTTCGACACCAACATCTTCATCTACGTGCTGGGTGCCAGCCAGCGCTACGCTGCGCTGTGCCTCGAATTGCTGCAAGCCTGCGCGCGCCAGCGGATCCTGGGCTGCACCGGTGACGTCACCCTGGCCGAATTGCTGGTCAAGCCGCTGCAGGCCAACGATGCGCAGGCAGTGGCTGCCGTGCGTGAGTTGCTGGTGGAAGATGGCAGCATTGCCTTGCACAGCCACAGTCGCAAGGCTTTCGAGCGCGCCGCTGCGCTGCGTGCCAGGCACGGACTCAAAATGGTGCATGCCTTGCAGCTGGCAACGGCGCTGGAGGCTGGAGCGACCTGCCTGGTGAGCAATGATCGACAGTTTCCGTCCTTGGCCGACATTGAATGCCTGAGCCTGGAAACGCAGGCTGGCCCGTGA
- a CDS encoding SGNH/GDSL hydrolase family protein, which yields MASPTSSRRRFCALIAALLPGLPATAQERRMTLYTFGDSILDCGRYNEHGVHPGQLLVRNDDALFPGFRGRDLQTIGPARLEHRAVDGATVDDLPDQARRLAASGPALAVLTVGGNDLLRGLAADSGPGIREFESRLERFLRGLKVRPVLIGNVYDPTLGNDANNFLGIDARIARANHRRVNEVLAAAAARHGQLVDLHAHFLRGDASWFTRTIEPSLRGASEVRAAFLPAVLASVKRT from the coding sequence ATGGCAAGCCCCACCAGCAGCCGGCGCAGGTTCTGCGCGCTCATCGCCGCGCTGCTGCCCGGCCTGCCGGCCACCGCGCAGGAGCGCCGCATGACCCTGTACACCTTCGGCGACTCCATCCTGGACTGCGGGCGCTACAACGAGCATGGCGTCCACCCCGGCCAGCTGCTGGTGCGCAACGACGACGCGCTGTTCCCCGGGTTCCGCGGGCGCGACCTGCAGACGATCGGACCGGCGCGGCTGGAGCATCGCGCGGTGGACGGCGCCACGGTGGACGACCTGCCCGACCAGGCACGGCGGCTGGCGGCCTCAGGCCCGGCGCTGGCCGTGCTGACGGTGGGCGGCAACGACCTGCTGCGCGGCCTGGCGGCGGACAGCGGGCCGGGCATCCGCGAGTTCGAATCCAGGCTGGAGCGCTTCCTGCGCGGGCTGAAGGTCCGGCCGGTGCTGATCGGCAACGTCTACGACCCGACCCTGGGCAACGACGCGAACAACTTCCTGGGCATCGACGCGCGCATCGCCCGCGCCAACCACCGCCGGGTCAACGAGGTGCTGGCCGCGGCCGCGGCGCGGCATGGCCAGCTGGTGGACCTGCACGCGCACTTCCTGCGGGGCGACGCCTCCTGGTTCACCCGCACCATCGAGCCCAGCCTGCGTGGTGCGTCAGAGGTACGGGCGGCCTTTCTGCCAGCCGTGCTGGCGTCGGTCAAACGCACCTGA
- a CDS encoding PaaI family thioesterase, producing MEKNRDELQAWLAQEAEVVQRLERGPGPGVAAPAQVAGRSGLALMQAMLRGDFPYPPIARTLDFMLLEVGEGRALFQGTPGPTHLNPMGTVHGGWYATLLDSAMGCAVHTLMPPGRAYTTAELSVNLVRGIGAKAPRVRAQGQVLHCGGQLATAEGRLYGPDGTLYAHATTTCLVFELPPAKAG from the coding sequence ATGGAAAAGAACCGGGACGAGCTGCAGGCCTGGCTGGCGCAGGAGGCCGAGGTGGTGCAACGGCTGGAGCGCGGCCCGGGCCCGGGCGTGGCGGCACCGGCCCAGGTGGCGGGCCGCAGCGGCCTGGCGCTGATGCAGGCCATGCTGCGCGGCGACTTCCCCTACCCTCCCATCGCCAGGACGCTGGACTTCATGCTGCTCGAGGTGGGCGAAGGGCGCGCGCTGTTCCAGGGCACGCCGGGACCCACCCACCTCAACCCGATGGGCACCGTCCATGGCGGCTGGTACGCCACCCTGCTGGATTCGGCCATGGGCTGCGCCGTGCACACCCTGATGCCGCCGGGCCGCGCGTACACGACCGCCGAGCTCAGCGTGAACCTGGTGCGCGGCATAGGCGCCAAGGCGCCGCGCGTGCGCGCGCAAGGCCAGGTGCTGCACTGCGGCGGCCAGCTGGCCACGGCCGAAGGCCGTCTGTACGGTCCCGACGGCACGCTGTACGCCCATGCCACCACCACCTGCCTGGTGTTCGAGCTGCCGCCCGCCAAAGCCGGTTGA
- a CDS encoding AbrB/MazE/SpoVT family DNA-binding domain-containing protein codes for MTTARLRERRQITLPSEVVEAARLEVDDALDVRFVNGVIELVPLRAGKGVSDMSRFLGAARGHYGKDSRAMDKYVQDLRDGW; via the coding sequence ATGACCACAGCACGCCTGCGTGAACGCCGCCAGATCACCTTGCCCAGCGAGGTGGTCGAGGCTGCACGGCTGGAAGTGGACGACGCGCTGGACGTGCGCTTCGTCAATGGCGTGATCGAGCTGGTGCCGCTGCGTGCAGGCAAGGGTGTCTCGGACATGAGCCGCTTTCTCGGTGCGGCACGAGGCCACTACGGCAAGGACAGCCGGGCCATGGACAAGTACGTCCAAGACCTGCGCGATGGCTGGTAG
- a CDS encoding MATE family efflux transporter, with translation MTDTPGASARRMAFWLVMMQMMSAGAMGGGVASAIARALGAQRRADADALAVHALVLALGFALLFTVGLWLGGPALYRQMGGSGASLQAALTYSNWVFAGALVVWLFNSLAAVVRGTGNMALPAIVTSGGLFVLIPLSPLLIFGWGPVPALGIAGGAVALLVYYAGGMLALALYLRSPRSLIKPSLHGGGLRWPLARDILRVGLVATVSALATNLTIGIATALVGRLGPAAIAGYGTASRLEYLLVPLVFGLGAPLVAMVGTCIGAGRRERALQATWVGALIAGVLCEAVGLAAACFPRPLLSLFGSDPAMLEAGSRYLQIVGPAYGFFGFGLALYFASQGAGRLAWPLLGNVVRLAVAGGVGWLALAAGAGLAGIFAAQAVALLLYGAVNGLAIAGGAWFGWPGRPRAPAYWALRS, from the coding sequence ATGACTGACACCCCGGGCGCTTCCGCGCGCCGCATGGCGTTCTGGCTGGTGATGATGCAGATGATGTCGGCCGGCGCCATGGGCGGGGGCGTTGCCTCGGCCATCGCGCGGGCGCTGGGGGCGCAGCGGCGCGCCGACGCCGACGCGCTGGCCGTGCATGCGCTGGTGCTGGCGCTGGGCTTCGCCCTGCTGTTCACCGTCGGCCTGTGGCTGGGCGGGCCGGCCTTGTACCGCCAGATGGGCGGCAGCGGCGCCTCGCTGCAGGCGGCGCTGACCTATTCCAACTGGGTGTTCGCCGGCGCCCTCGTGGTGTGGCTGTTCAATTCGCTGGCGGCCGTGGTGCGCGGTACCGGCAACATGGCGCTCCCGGCCATCGTCACCTCCGGCGGGCTGTTCGTGCTGATCCCGCTGTCGCCGCTGCTGATCTTCGGCTGGGGCCCGGTGCCGGCCTTGGGCATCGCCGGCGGCGCCGTCGCGCTGCTGGTCTATTACGCCGGCGGCATGCTGGCGCTGGCGCTGTACCTGCGCTCGCCGCGCAGCCTGATCAAGCCCTCGCTGCACGGCGGCGGGCTGCGCTGGCCGCTGGCGCGCGACATCCTGCGCGTCGGCCTGGTGGCCACGGTGTCGGCGCTGGCCACCAACCTGACCATCGGCATCGCCACCGCCCTGGTCGGCCGGCTCGGCCCGGCCGCCATCGCCGGCTACGGCACGGCCTCGCGGCTGGAGTACCTGCTGGTGCCGCTGGTGTTCGGCCTGGGCGCGCCGCTGGTGGCCATGGTGGGCACCTGCATCGGTGCCGGGCGGCGCGAGCGCGCCCTGCAGGCCACCTGGGTGGGCGCCCTGATCGCGGGCGTCCTGTGCGAGGCCGTGGGCCTGGCGGCCGCCTGTTTCCCGCGGCCGCTGCTGTCGCTGTTCGGTTCCGACCCGGCCATGCTGGAGGCCGGCAGCCGCTACCTGCAGATCGTGGGGCCGGCCTACGGCTTCTTCGGCTTCGGCCTGGCGCTGTACTTCGCCTCGCAGGGCGCCGGCCGCCTGGCCTGGCCGCTGCTGGGCAACGTGGTCCGGCTGGCGGTGGCGGGCGGCGTGGGCTGGCTGGCGCTGGCCGCGGGCGCCGGGCTGGCCGGCATCTTTGCCGCGCAGGCCGTGGCGCTGCTGCTGTACGGCGCGGTGAACGGGCTGGCGATCGCCGGCGGCGCCTGGTTCGGCTGGCCCGGGCGGCCGCGCGCGCCGGCCTACTGGGCACTGCGTAGCTGA
- the gloA gene encoding lactoylglutathione lyase — protein sequence MRLLHTMLRVGDLQRSIDFYTRVLGMKLLRTTERPEQKYSLAFVGYGSNPEHAEIELTYNHGVPGYELGTAYGHIALGVPDVHAACEKIRVSGGNITREPGPVKGGSTVIAFVTDPDGYKIELIERRG from the coding sequence ATGCGACTCCTCCACACCATGCTGCGGGTGGGCGACCTGCAGCGCTCCATCGACTTCTACACCCGCGTGCTCGGCATGAAGCTGCTGCGCACCACCGAGCGGCCCGAGCAGAAGTACTCGCTGGCCTTCGTCGGCTACGGTAGCAACCCCGAGCATGCCGAGATCGAGCTGACCTACAACCACGGCGTCCCCGGCTACGAGCTGGGCACGGCCTACGGCCACATCGCGCTGGGCGTGCCCGACGTGCATGCCGCCTGCGAGAAGATCCGCGTGTCCGGCGGCAACATCACGCGCGAGCCCGGCCCCGTGAAGGGCGGCAGCACCGTGATCGCCTTCGTGACCGACCCGGACGGCTACAAGATCGAGCTGATCGAGCGGCGGGGTTGA
- a CDS encoding SDR family NAD(P)-dependent oxidoreductase — MNTAQPQNDDPISFGLRGRVCIVTGGAQGIGEACARRFAREGAQVLIADIAQARGQALAAELGARYLHCDVGDKAQVDTAVAQAVALHGRIDVLVNNAGIFKAADFLDVSEADFDAVLRVNLKGAFLMGQAVARQMVRQPARQDAAGGAMRGAIVNMSSVNGVLAIPSIASYNVSKGGINQLTRVMALALADRGIRVNAVAPGTIATELAAQAVLTSEEARARIMSRTPMKRLGQPSEIADAVAWLASDAASYVTGEIVVVDGGRMTLNYTVPA, encoded by the coding sequence ATGAACACCGCGCAGCCGCAGAACGACGACCCCATCTCCTTCGGCCTGCGCGGCCGCGTCTGCATCGTCACCGGCGGCGCCCAGGGCATCGGCGAGGCCTGCGCCCGGCGCTTCGCCCGCGAGGGCGCGCAGGTGCTGATCGCCGACATCGCGCAGGCGCGCGGCCAGGCCCTGGCAGCCGAGCTGGGCGCCCGCTACCTGCATTGCGACGTGGGCGACAAGGCACAGGTCGATACCGCCGTCGCCCAGGCCGTGGCGCTGCACGGCCGCATCGACGTGCTGGTCAACAACGCGGGCATCTTCAAGGCCGCCGATTTCCTGGACGTGAGCGAGGCCGATTTCGACGCCGTGCTGCGCGTCAACCTCAAGGGGGCCTTCCTCATGGGCCAGGCGGTGGCGCGCCAGATGGTCCGGCAGCCGGCACGGCAGGACGCAGCGGGCGGCGCCATGCGCGGCGCCATCGTCAACATGAGCTCGGTCAACGGCGTGCTGGCCATCCCCAGCATCGCCAGCTACAACGTCAGCAAGGGCGGCATCAACCAGCTCACCCGCGTGATGGCCCTGGCGCTGGCCGACCGGGGCATCCGCGTCAATGCCGTGGCGCCGGGCACCATCGCCACCGAGCTGGCGGCCCAGGCGGTGCTGACCAGCGAGGAAGCCCGTGCGCGCATCATGAGCCGCACGCCCATGAAGCGGCTGGGGCAGCCGTCCGAGATCGCCGACGCCGTGGCCTGGCTGGCCAGCGACGCCGCCAGCTACGTCACCGGCGAGATCGTGGTGGTGGACGGCGGGCGCATGACGCTCAACTACACGGTGCCGGCCTAG
- a CDS encoding 2-dehydro-3-deoxy-6-phosphogalactonate aldolase, whose translation MNEAASRFQAALQACPLVAVLRGLAPAEAIAVGGALAQAGFSLMEVPLNSPEPLQSIAALARAFPQALVGAGTVLQPGQVEPIGAAGGRLIVAPNFHPGVAREAARLDMVYLPGVVTPTEAFAALEAGAHALKLFPAEMIPPPAVKAMRAVLPREAVLLPVGGITPHNMAAYRAAGADGFGIGSALFAPGVDAAEVGRRAQTFRDAWAGTMRA comes from the coding sequence ATGAACGAGGCCGCATCGCGTTTCCAGGCCGCGCTCCAGGCCTGCCCCCTGGTGGCCGTGCTGCGCGGCCTGGCGCCGGCCGAGGCTATTGCCGTGGGCGGCGCGCTGGCGCAGGCCGGCTTCAGCCTGATGGAAGTGCCGCTCAACTCGCCCGAGCCGCTGCAGAGCATCGCCGCGCTGGCGCGCGCCTTTCCGCAGGCCCTGGTCGGCGCGGGCACGGTGCTGCAGCCCGGCCAGGTCGAACCCATCGGCGCCGCCGGCGGCCGGCTGATCGTCGCGCCCAACTTCCACCCGGGCGTGGCACGTGAGGCCGCGCGGCTGGACATGGTGTACCTGCCGGGCGTGGTGACGCCGACCGAGGCCTTTGCCGCGCTGGAGGCGGGTGCCCACGCGCTCAAGCTGTTCCCGGCCGAGATGATCCCGCCGCCGGCGGTCAAGGCGATGCGCGCCGTGCTGCCGCGCGAGGCGGTGCTGCTGCCGGTGGGCGGCATCACCCCGCACAACATGGCGGCCTACCGGGCTGCGGGCGCCGACGGCTTCGGCATCGGCTCGGCGCTGTTCGCGCCGGGCGTGGACGCGGCCGAGGTGGGCCGGCGCGCGCAAACCTTCCGCGATGCCTGGGCCGGTACCATGCGCGCATGA
- a CDS encoding MarR family winged helix-turn-helix transcriptional regulator: MDTAVKPQGCTNLKLRQLMRRVAQHYDAEVGKTGLKGTQYSLLSYVCKLGPIRPGDLAREMKLDASTLTRNLKPLLAAGWLSLEPGTDGRSRLVSATDAGRDKRQEAQRRWRVAQEGINAALGAERVVALHALIDECMERLAPPAAGESDD, encoded by the coding sequence ATGGACACCGCCGTCAAGCCCCAGGGCTGCACCAACCTCAAGCTGCGCCAGCTGATGCGCCGGGTGGCGCAGCACTACGACGCCGAGGTCGGCAAGACCGGCCTCAAGGGCACGCAGTACTCGCTGCTGTCCTATGTCTGCAAGCTGGGCCCGATCCGGCCCGGCGACCTGGCGCGCGAGATGAAGCTCGACGCCTCCACCCTCACGCGCAACCTCAAGCCGCTGCTGGCCGCGGGCTGGCTCAGCCTGGAGCCCGGGACCGACGGCCGCAGCCGCCTGGTGAGCGCCACCGATGCCGGCCGCGACAAGCGGCAGGAGGCGCAGCGCCGCTGGCGCGTGGCCCAGGAAGGCATCAATGCCGCGCTGGGCGCGGAGCGCGTGGTCGCGCTGCACGCGCTGATCGACGAGTGCATGGAACGACTGGCCCCCCCAGCCGCAGGAGAGAGCGATGACTGA
- the eda gene encoding bifunctional 4-hydroxy-2-oxoglutarate aldolase/2-dehydro-3-deoxy-phosphogluconate aldolase, with amino-acid sequence MNANEKLTALAVMQDAPVIPVIVLDEVAQAVPLARALVEGGIRMLEVTLRTPAALACIEAIARHVPEAVAGAGTVRSQADAQAAQRAGARFAVSPGYTPAVGRACRELGLPLLPGVATGSEIMLAQEDGHTDLKFFPALQAGGAAMLKAWSGPFGDVRFCPTGGVTAANARELLALPNVVCVGGSWLTPADAVRQGDWARITQLAREAAALR; translated from the coding sequence ATGAACGCAAACGAGAAGCTGACGGCGCTGGCCGTGATGCAGGACGCGCCGGTGATCCCCGTGATCGTGCTGGACGAGGTGGCGCAGGCCGTGCCGCTGGCGCGGGCGCTGGTCGAGGGCGGCATCCGCATGCTGGAGGTGACGCTGCGCACGCCGGCGGCGCTGGCCTGCATCGAGGCGATCGCGCGCCACGTGCCCGAGGCCGTGGCCGGCGCCGGCACGGTGCGCAGCCAGGCCGACGCGCAGGCCGCGCAGCGCGCGGGCGCGCGCTTCGCCGTCAGCCCCGGCTACACGCCGGCGGTCGGCCGCGCATGCCGCGAGCTGGGCCTGCCCCTGCTGCCCGGCGTGGCCACCGGCAGCGAGATCATGCTGGCGCAGGAGGACGGCCACACCGACCTCAAGTTCTTCCCGGCGCTGCAGGCCGGCGGCGCGGCCATGCTCAAGGCCTGGAGCGGGCCGTTCGGCGACGTGCGCTTCTGCCCCACCGGCGGCGTCACCGCCGCCAACGCCCGCGAGCTGCTGGCCCTGCCCAACGTGGTGTGCGTGGGCGGCTCCTGGCTCACGCCGGCGGACGCGGTGCGCCAGGGCGACTGGGCCCGCATCACGCAGCTGGCGCGCGAGGCGGCTGCCCTGCGCTGA
- a CDS encoding NAD-dependent succinate-semialdehyde dehydrogenase yields the protein MTYPSTQLFINGQWQDAADGRTLAVFNPATGKEIGRVAHASKADLDQALAAAQKGFETWRDMTAADRSKVMRKAAGFMRERAEAIGRLLTQEQGKPLAEAKGEALAAADIIEWFAEEGFRVYGRIVPSRWNLSVRQMVVKDPVGPVAAFTPWNFPINQVVRKVGAALAAGCSMLVKAPEETPAGPAELIRAFQDAGLPPGVLGLVYGNPAEISSYLIPHPVIRKITFTGSTPVGKQLAAMAGQHMKRVTMELGGHAPVIVCEDADIALAAKSAGSAKFRNAGQVCISPTRFLVHESVKKEFASALAQQAQKLKVGDGLAEGTQMGPLANPRRLTAMAEFTKDAVAKGATVLAGGERIGDAGNFWQPTILADVPVEAKVFNDEPFGPMAAIRSFNTLDEAIAESNRLPYGLAGYAFTKSLKNADLLARRVEVGMLWVNMPAMPSAELPFGGVKDSGYGSEGGPEALEAYLNTRAVSVANV from the coding sequence ATGACCTATCCCAGCACCCAGCTCTTCATCAACGGCCAGTGGCAGGACGCGGCGGACGGCCGCACGCTGGCGGTGTTCAACCCGGCGACGGGCAAGGAGATCGGCCGCGTGGCCCATGCGTCCAAGGCCGACCTGGACCAGGCGCTGGCCGCCGCGCAGAAGGGTTTCGAGACCTGGCGCGACATGACCGCCGCCGACCGCAGCAAGGTCATGCGCAAGGCCGCCGGCTTCATGCGCGAGCGCGCCGAGGCCATCGGCCGCCTGCTGACGCAGGAGCAGGGCAAGCCGCTGGCCGAGGCCAAGGGCGAGGCCCTGGCCGCGGCCGACATCATCGAGTGGTTCGCCGAGGAGGGCTTCCGCGTCTACGGCCGCATCGTGCCCTCGCGCTGGAACCTGTCGGTGCGGCAGATGGTGGTGAAGGACCCGGTGGGCCCGGTGGCCGCGTTCACGCCCTGGAACTTCCCGATCAACCAGGTGGTGCGCAAGGTGGGCGCGGCCCTGGCCGCCGGCTGCTCCATGCTGGTCAAGGCGCCGGAGGAGACGCCCGCCGGCCCGGCCGAGCTGATCCGCGCCTTCCAGGACGCCGGCCTGCCGCCCGGGGTGCTGGGCCTGGTCTACGGCAACCCGGCCGAGATCTCCAGCTACCTGATCCCGCATCCCGTGATCCGCAAGATCACCTTCACCGGCTCCACGCCGGTGGGCAAGCAGCTGGCCGCGATGGCTGGCCAGCACATGAAGCGCGTGACCATGGAGCTGGGCGGCCATGCGCCGGTGATCGTCTGCGAGGACGCCGACATCGCGCTCGCGGCCAAGTCCGCGGGCAGCGCCAAGTTCCGCAACGCCGGCCAGGTGTGCATCTCGCCCACGCGCTTCCTGGTGCACGAGAGCGTCAAGAAGGAGTTCGCCAGCGCGCTGGCGCAGCAGGCCCAGAAGCTCAAGGTGGGCGACGGCCTGGCCGAGGGCACGCAGATGGGCCCGCTGGCCAACCCGCGCCGCCTGACCGCCATGGCCGAGTTCACCAAGGACGCCGTGGCCAAGGGCGCCACCGTGCTGGCCGGCGGCGAGCGCATCGGCGATGCCGGCAACTTCTGGCAGCCCACCATCCTGGCCGACGTGCCGGTGGAGGCCAAGGTGTTCAACGACGAGCCCTTCGGCCCCATGGCCGCCATCCGCAGCTTCAACACGCTGGACGAGGCCATCGCCGAGTCCAACCGCCTGCCCTACGGCCTGGCCGGCTATGCGTTCACCAAGTCGCTGAAGAACGCCGACCTGCTGGCGCGGCGAGTCGAGGTCGGCATGCTGTGGGTCAACATGCCGGCCATGCCCTCGGCCGAGCTGCCCTTCGGCGGCGTCAAGGACTCGGGTTATGGCTCCGAAGGCGGCCCCGAGGCGCTGGAGGCCTACCTCAACACCCGCGCGGTCAGCGTGGCGAACGTCTGA
- a CDS encoding IlvD/Edd family dehydratase: MTDESKPRKKPSELRSQQWFGRQDRDGFAYRSWVKGKGVPHDQFDGRPVIGICNTFSELTPCNSHFRTLAEQVKIGVYEAGGFPLEFPVMSLGETLLRPTAMLYRNLASMDVEESIRGNPIDGVVLLMGCDKTTPSLVMGAGSCDLPTIGVSGGPMLSGKWRGQELGSGTGVWSMSEQVRAGTLKLADFFEAESCMHRSHGHCMTMGTASTMASMVEALGLGLPGNAAYPAVDGRRNVLARMAGRRIVEMVHTDQKLSSILTRQAFENAIKTLAAIGGSTNAVIHLIAIARRIGVELSVEDFDRLGSEMPCLVNLQPSGKHLMEDFCYAGGLPVVMKEIREHLHLDAVTASGRTVRENIAEAQNYNTEVIQPLAAPFKDKAGIAVLRGNLAPRGAVIKPSAATPALMVHTGRAVVFEDIEDFHARIDDEDLDIDETCVMVLKNCGPKGYPGMAEVGNMPLPPKILRKGITDMVRISDARMSGTAYGTVVLHTAPEAAAGGPLAVVRNGDLIELDVPNRRIHLHISDEELQHRLARWQPTPPPLASGYWKLYVDHVLQADEGADLDFLVGRRGAFVPRDNH; the protein is encoded by the coding sequence ATGACCGACGAAAGCAAGCCACGCAAGAAACCCAGTGAACTGAGGAGCCAGCAATGGTTCGGCCGCCAGGACCGCGACGGCTTCGCCTACCGCAGCTGGGTCAAGGGCAAGGGCGTGCCGCACGACCAGTTCGACGGCCGGCCCGTCATCGGCATCTGCAACACCTTCAGCGAGCTCACGCCCTGCAACTCGCATTTCCGCACCCTGGCCGAGCAGGTCAAGATCGGCGTGTACGAGGCGGGCGGCTTCCCGCTGGAGTTCCCCGTCATGTCGCTGGGCGAGACGCTGCTGCGCCCCACCGCCATGCTCTACCGCAACCTGGCCAGCATGGACGTGGAGGAATCGATCCGCGGCAACCCGATCGACGGCGTGGTGCTGCTGATGGGCTGCGACAAGACCACGCCCTCGCTGGTGATGGGGGCCGGAAGCTGTGACCTGCCCACCATCGGCGTCTCGGGTGGCCCCATGCTCTCGGGCAAGTGGCGCGGCCAGGAGCTGGGCTCGGGCACCGGCGTGTGGAGCATGAGCGAGCAGGTGCGCGCGGGCACGCTCAAGCTGGCCGACTTCTTCGAGGCGGAATCCTGCATGCACCGCAGCCACGGCCACTGCATGACCATGGGCACGGCCTCCACCATGGCCAGCATGGTCGAGGCGCTGGGCCTGGGCCTGCCGGGCAACGCCGCCTACCCCGCGGTGGACGGCCGCCGCAACGTGCTGGCGCGCATGGCCGGCCGGCGCATCGTGGAGATGGTGCACACCGACCAGAAGCTCTCCAGCATCCTCACGCGCCAGGCCTTCGAGAACGCCATCAAGACGCTGGCGGCGATCGGCGGCTCCACCAACGCGGTGATCCACCTGATCGCCATCGCGCGGCGAATCGGCGTCGAGCTGTCGGTGGAGGACTTCGACCGCCTGGGCAGCGAGATGCCCTGCCTGGTCAACCTGCAGCCCTCGGGCAAGCACCTGATGGAGGACTTCTGCTACGCCGGCGGCCTGCCCGTGGTGATGAAGGAGATCCGCGAGCACCTGCACCTGGACGCCGTCACCGCCAGCGGCCGGACCGTGCGCGAGAACATCGCCGAGGCGCAGAACTACAACACCGAGGTGATCCAGCCGCTGGCCGCGCCGTTCAAGGACAAGGCGGGCATCGCCGTGCTGCGCGGCAACCTGGCGCCGCGCGGCGCCGTCATCAAGCCCAGCGCCGCCACGCCCGCGCTGATGGTGCACACCGGCCGTGCCGTGGTGTTCGAGGACATCGAGGACTTCCACGCCCGCATCGACGACGAGGACCTCGACATCGACGAGACCTGCGTCATGGTGCTGAAGAACTGCGGCCCCAAGGGCTACCCCGGCATGGCCGAGGTGGGCAACATGCCGCTGCCGCCCAAGATCCTGCGCAAGGGCATCACCGACATGGTCCGCATCAGCGACGCGCGCATGAGCGGCACGGCCTACGGCACGGTGGTGCTGCACACCGCGCCCGAGGCCGCCGCCGGCGGTCCGCTGGCGGTGGTGCGAAACGGCGACCTGATCGAGCTGGACGTGCCGAACCGGCGCATCCACCTGCACATCAGCGACGAGGAGCTGCAGCACCGCCTGGCCCGCTGGCAGCCCACCCCGCCGCCGCTGGCCTCGGGCTACTGGAAGCTGTACGTGGACCACGTGCTGCAGGCCGACGAGGGCGCGGACCTGGACTTCCTGGTCGGCAGGCGCGGCGCCTTCGTGCCTCGCGACAATCACTGA